In the genome of Variovorax sp. PAMC26660, the window ACCCTTTCACTTTTTCGCGTATTCCAGGAGCTCACCTCCCATGACCGACACACTCGACAGCCGCAAGCGCTGGCTCGCATTGATGGTTCTGTGCCTCGGCGTCCTGATGATCGTGCTCGACACCACCATCGTGAACGTGGCATTGCCCTCTATCCGTACCGACCTGGGCTTCACCGAAACCTCGTTGGTCTGGGTGGTGAATGCCTACATGCTGACCTTCGGCGGCTTCCTGCTGCTGGGGGGCCGGCTCGGTGATCTATATGGCCACCGCAAACTCTTCCTGATCGGCCTCGTGCTGTTCACGCTCGCTTCGCTGGCCTGCGGCATCGCCAACTCACAGGGGCTGCTGGTCGCTGCGCGCGCAGTGCAGGGGCTGGGCGGCGCGGTGGTGTCGGCCGTGTCGCTCTCGCTGATCATGAATCTCTTCACCGAGCCGGCCGAGCGCGCCAAGGCCATGGGCGTCTACGGCTTTGTCTGCGCCGGCGGCGGCAGCATCGGCGTGCTGCTCGGTGGCCTGCTCACCAGCACGCTGAGCTGGCACTGGATCTTCCTGGTCAATCTGCCCATCGGCATTGCCGTGTACGCACTGTGCGTGGCGCTGCTGCCCAATGCGCGCGGCCAGGCGCACGGCGAAAAGCTCGACGTGGCCGGCGCGGTCACCGTCACGCTGTCGCTCATGCTCGCAGTCTATGGCGTGGTCAACGGCAACGAGGCCGGCTGGGGCTCCACGCAAACGGTGGGCCTGCTCGGCGCGGCCGTGGTGCTGCTGGCCGTGTTCATTGCCATTGAAGCCCGCGTGCAGCATCCGCTGATGCCGCTGGGCCTGTTCCGCCTGCGCAGCGTGTCGGTGGCCAACGTGGTGGGCGTGCTGTGGGCCGCGGCCATGTTCGCGTGGTTCTTCATCTCGGCGCTGTACATGCAACTGGTGCTGAACTACACGCCGATGCAGATCGGGCTGGCCTTCCTGCCGGCCAACGTGATCATGGCGGTGTTCTCGCTGGGCCTGTCGGCCAAGCTGGTGATGCGCTTCGGCATCCGCGGGCCGCTCGCGGCCGGGCTGTGGCTCGCGGCCATCGGGCTGGCGCTGTTCGCGCGCGCGCCGGTCAACGGCAACTTCGTGTTCGATGTGCTGCCCGGCATGATGCTGCTGGGCCTGGGCGCCGGCATGGCGTTCAACCCGATGCTGCTGGCGGCCATGAGCGAGGTCGATCCGGCCGATTCGGGCCTGGCCTCGGGCGTGGTCAACACCGCCTTCATGATGGGCGGCGCGCTGGGCCTGGCCGTGCTGGCCAGCGCCGCGGCGGCACGCACCGGCGCCATGGAAG includes:
- a CDS encoding DHA2 family efflux MFS transporter permease subunit, producing MTDTLDSRKRWLALMVLCLGVLMIVLDTTIVNVALPSIRTDLGFTETSLVWVVNAYMLTFGGFLLLGGRLGDLYGHRKLFLIGLVLFTLASLACGIANSQGLLVAARAVQGLGGAVVSAVSLSLIMNLFTEPAERAKAMGVYGFVCAGGGSIGVLLGGLLTSTLSWHWIFLVNLPIGIAVYALCVALLPNARGQAHGEKLDVAGAVTVTLSLMLAVYGVVNGNEAGWGSTQTVGLLGAAVVLLAVFIAIEARVQHPLMPLGLFRLRSVSVANVVGVLWAAAMFAWFFISALYMQLVLNYTPMQIGLAFLPANVIMAVFSLGLSAKLVMRFGIRGPLAAGLWLAAIGLALFARAPVNGNFVFDVLPGMMLLGLGAGMAFNPMLLAAMSEVDPADSGLASGVVNTAFMMGGALGLAVLASAAAARTGAMEAAGAQMPLALTGGYNLAFLVGAVFAAVAGLIGVLLLRTASPGQMQNNEEAATPGTAGETAAS